One Alkalispirochaeta americana DNA window includes the following coding sequences:
- a CDS encoding LysM peptidoglycan-binding domain-containing protein, which produces MIGVRLADRSFYPVFDGQGSVRKKLVLTTVRDEQDRAEISLYRVFEQQDPGFKEQSELQSEEFLGTVALTNLSPQKQGTPDLDLLLTLDDEGVLHVVATDRQGGGMQSLVIPLEDRRNSSPYQRISEGDRDFLDEPEDDSGFDEDPRHWEPSPGHRSGRLVLVLLFALLIVLLFAAATLVFRSFAAGDAVEPTPVEQPPDPHPPQEAAPFQEPEHSGEQEPLAREDRVEPAKEAKEAEPSLAEGGAVREDTLYQISWGDTLWDLSLRFYGTPWRFLEIADKNRIRDPDVIFADQDLLIPKR; this is translated from the coding sequence ATGATAGGTGTCCGACTGGCAGACCGGAGTTTTTATCCCGTTTTCGACGGGCAAGGGTCGGTGCGGAAGAAACTCGTTCTCACGACAGTTCGGGATGAGCAGGATCGCGCAGAAATATCTCTCTACCGTGTTTTTGAGCAACAAGATCCTGGTTTCAAAGAGCAGAGCGAACTTCAGAGTGAGGAGTTTCTTGGTACGGTTGCGCTGACCAATCTGTCTCCTCAAAAGCAGGGAACTCCCGATTTGGACCTCTTGCTTACCCTGGACGACGAAGGGGTGTTGCACGTGGTTGCCACAGATCGTCAAGGGGGGGGTATGCAAAGTCTTGTCATCCCCCTGGAGGATCGGCGAAACTCCAGCCCCTATCAGCGAATTTCCGAAGGAGATCGCGACTTTCTTGATGAGCCTGAAGACGATTCCGGTTTTGATGAAGACCCCCGACATTGGGAGCCGTCCCCGGGGCATCGATCAGGGCGCCTTGTTCTGGTATTACTCTTTGCGCTTCTGATTGTCCTGCTTTTTGCCGCCGCTACTCTGGTTTTCCGTTCGTTTGCTGCGGGGGATGCCGTGGAGCCAACTCCGGTAGAACAGCCTCCTGACCCGCATCCGCCACAGGAAGCCGCCCCGTTCCAGGAGCCAGAGCATTCAGGGGAACAGGAGCCACTAGCCCGGGAGGACAGGGTAGAACCTGCAAAAGAGGCTAAAGAAGCCGAGCCCTCTCTGGCTGAGGGGGGGGCAGTCCGGGAGGACACGCTGTATCAAATTAGCTGGGGTGATACTCTCTGGGATCTTTCCCTGCGTTTTTATGGAACTCCCTGGCGGTTTCTGGAGATCGCTGACAAAAACCGGATAAGAGATCCCGATGTGATTTTTGCCGACCAGGATTTGCTCATCCCAAAACGCTGA
- a CDS encoding ABC transporter ATP-binding protein, producing the protein MISIANLSKHYPLRRGIKDIFRQDHQVVRAVDDVSLDIAPGEILGLAGESGSGKTTTGEIIVRLQEVTSGEITVDGHPLEASSRKDRKRFRREVQMIFQDPYETLNPRFTVFETIAEPLRIHGLKDKQEIARRVSECLTIAGLKPAEHYLDRFPHEMSGGQRQRVAIARGIVLRPKVLIADEPVSMLDVSIRADILNLLKRLRDEMGLTMIYVSHDLATIKYLCDRIAVMYLGKIVEIGKAEDVIAHPQHPYTQVLVSSVPVADPDYQREEVTVDDAVPDQINLPEGCRFTPRCPYAQPECLSCGHRLIERRDGQQSACMFSPQELRPRTIVQETAGSKG; encoded by the coding sequence ATGATTTCGATTGCAAACTTGAGTAAGCATTATCCCCTTCGGCGGGGCATCAAGGATATTTTCCGGCAGGACCATCAGGTGGTGCGGGCCGTGGATGACGTGTCTCTGGATATAGCTCCTGGCGAAATTCTTGGACTTGCTGGCGAGAGTGGGTCGGGTAAAACCACTACGGGCGAGATCATTGTGCGGCTTCAGGAGGTAACATCGGGGGAGATAACAGTCGACGGGCACCCTCTGGAAGCTTCCTCTCGAAAGGATCGGAAACGGTTTCGCCGGGAAGTACAGATGATCTTTCAGGATCCCTATGAAACGCTGAACCCGCGTTTTACCGTGTTCGAGACCATTGCCGAGCCACTTCGCATCCACGGGCTCAAAGACAAACAGGAGATTGCCCGCCGGGTAAGCGAGTGTCTTACCATCGCCGGTCTCAAGCCTGCAGAGCATTACCTTGACCGATTCCCCCATGAGATGTCAGGAGGCCAGCGCCAACGGGTGGCAATCGCCCGAGGTATCGTTCTTCGTCCCAAAGTGCTGATTGCTGATGAGCCTGTTTCAATGCTGGATGTCTCGATTCGGGCGGATATTCTCAACCTTCTCAAGCGACTGCGGGATGAAATGGGTCTGACGATGATCTATGTCTCTCACGATCTTGCAACAATCAAATATCTTTGCGACAGAATCGCCGTAATGTATTTGGGCAAGATTGTGGAGATCGGTAAAGCTGAGGATGTTATCGCTCATCCCCAGCACCCCTATACGCAAGTGCTTGTCTCCTCGGTCCCTGTGGCAGACCCTGATTATCAGCGCGAAGAGGTGACTGTAGACGATGCTGTGCCCGATCAGATCAATCTTCCTGAAGGATGCCGTTTCACGCCACGTTGTCCCTACGCCCAGCCTGAGTGCCTCTCCTGCGGTCACCGTCTGATCGAGCGGCGGGATGGCCAGCAAAGCGCCTGCATGTTTTCGCCCCAGGAACTAAGGCCGCGAACGATCGTCCAGGAGACCGCCGGTTCAAAGGGGTAG
- a CDS encoding ABC transporter ATP-binding protein, producing MRMLDVQNLSVEYKIQGGVLRAVEDVSFTLKRAESLGIVGESGCGKSTIAKALLQLLPKNGRISAGHVLFDGEDLVGKNPEEMRKMRQKRIALVSQSAMNSLNPVYTVGTQIIEAIRTHSRMTEKEAFARAVEVFSMVGLEEKRLKSFPHQLSGGMKQRAIIAMALSLEPDIIIADEPTTALDVVVQGRILQRIQKIHKEISSSMIFITHDISVVSEVCETIMVMYGGRVMEIADTNSFFRAPYHPYSLGLQNAFPSITEIGQEELVAIPGSPPNLSEPQQGCRFHVRCPFATERCSLEEPPLEEVKENHYSACWYTDKVESFRREAKKRDTWESVRARIEEQILQEETSEEMKGAGI from the coding sequence ATGAGAATGTTGGATGTTCAGAATCTCAGTGTTGAGTACAAGATTCAGGGGGGAGTGCTTCGGGCTGTCGAAGATGTTTCCTTTACCCTGAAACGGGCCGAGAGCCTGGGGATTGTCGGTGAGTCGGGGTGCGGAAAGAGCACGATAGCGAAGGCCTTGTTGCAGCTTTTGCCCAAAAACGGAAGAATTTCTGCAGGGCACGTACTGTTTGACGGAGAAGATCTGGTAGGGAAGAACCCGGAAGAGATGAGGAAGATGCGTCAGAAGCGCATCGCCTTGGTCTCGCAGAGTGCCATGAACTCCCTGAATCCTGTCTACACCGTGGGGACGCAGATCATCGAGGCTATTCGAACCCACTCACGAATGACCGAAAAGGAAGCCTTCGCCCGGGCGGTTGAAGTTTTTTCCATGGTTGGCCTGGAGGAAAAACGTCTCAAGAGCTTTCCTCATCAGCTTTCCGGAGGAATGAAGCAACGGGCGATCATCGCCATGGCCCTTTCCCTTGAGCCGGATATAATCATCGCCGATGAGCCTACCACCGCTCTCGATGTGGTCGTTCAGGGGAGAATTCTCCAGCGCATCCAGAAAATACACAAAGAAATCTCCAGTTCCATGATCTTCATCACCCACGATATCTCTGTAGTGAGTGAGGTCTGCGAGACAATCATGGTGATGTATGGGGGGCGAGTGATGGAGATCGCCGATACGAACAGTTTTTTCCGCGCCCCCTACCATCCCTATTCCCTGGGGTTGCAGAATGCCTTTCCCAGTATCACCGAGATCGGACAGGAGGAGCTGGTGGCGATTCCTGGCTCCCCGCCCAACCTCTCGGAGCCACAGCAGGGCTGCCGGTTTCATGTGCGATGTCCTTTTGCAACTGAAAGATGCAGTCTTGAGGAGCCTCCTCTTGAGGAGGTCAAGGAGAATCATTATTCGGCCTGTTGGTATACCGATAAGGTAGAATCCTTCCGCCGGGAAGCAAAAAAACGGGATACCTGGGAATCTGTCCGAGCAAGGATTGAGGAGCAGATCCTGCAGGAGGAGACCAGCGAAGAAATGAAGGGGGCCGGCATATGA
- a CDS encoding ABC transporter permease produces MKMLTRHINKQSSLYVFLSNLKQDKLALFGVVLLMAFVFVGVFSEQLAPHGPRDRHYHEEGGIRRLESPSWDHPFGTTDVGRDIFSQVILGTRTALMVGFLAALLVTIVGSVIGIIAGYFGGWIDSLLMRVVDFFYAIPFIPFVIVLAAVLQPSIWNIILAVSLLSWRTVARIVRSQVLSIAQRPYIKAARVAGAGHLRIMVRYILPNVIPLVLLEMAFMVNWAIMAEASVSFLGFGDPRVTSWGQILHINFISGYSRQAWWWTIPPGMAIVFLLLSIFFVARSLEAVVDPRLRKR; encoded by the coding sequence ATGAAAATGTTAACACGGCATATTAACAAGCAAAGTTCCCTTTATGTGTTTCTGTCAAACCTGAAGCAGGACAAGCTGGCTCTGTTTGGAGTTGTGCTCCTGATGGCCTTTGTGTTTGTGGGGGTTTTTTCGGAGCAATTGGCTCCTCATGGTCCCCGGGATCGACATTACCACGAGGAGGGCGGCATTCGCCGTCTTGAGAGCCCTTCCTGGGACCACCCTTTCGGGACCACCGATGTGGGGCGGGATATTTTTAGCCAGGTGATTCTGGGTACCAGAACTGCCTTGATGGTAGGGTTTCTGGCTGCCTTGCTGGTAACAATCGTGGGCTCTGTCATAGGAATTATTGCGGGGTATTTTGGAGGGTGGATTGACTCGCTTCTTATGAGAGTAGTCGATTTTTTCTATGCGATTCCATTTATTCCCTTTGTAATTGTTCTTGCAGCGGTGTTGCAGCCCAGTATATGGAATATCATACTTGCGGTTTCGCTTCTGTCCTGGCGAACGGTAGCACGGATTGTGCGTTCACAAGTCCTTTCCATCGCCCAGAGGCCCTACATCAAAGCAGCTCGTGTTGCAGGGGCCGGTCATCTGCGCATCATGGTTCGGTATATTCTTCCCAATGTTATTCCTCTGGTGTTGTTGGAGATGGCCTTCATGGTTAACTGGGCGATCATGGCAGAGGCGAGCGTCTCTTTTCTCGGGTTTGGAGATCCCCGGGTGACAAGTTGGGGGCAAATTCTCCACATCAATTTTATCTCGGGTTATTCCCGCCAGGCCTGGTGGTGGACGATCCCTCCCGGGATGGCAATTGTGTTTCTTCTGCTCTCGATCTTCTTTGTAGCGCGGTCCCTGGAGGCCGTAGTAGATCCGCGATTAAGGAAACGATGA
- a CDS encoding ABC transporter permease, which yields MLPYIAKRLMVMVIMLFLIATMIFLMFRTMPGDPTASMVDPSIPREARQALLERYGLHESLWTQYQIFMKDLVRLDFGNSFFYNRPVLRVIGSRMPATLILMLSAMLVAYLAGVLGGAWMAWHRGSPLESVGVTFSLIFRSAPTFWIGLMAIMVFSVMLGWFPAQGMRSTGYTGDTFFEIFVNRDFLRHLILPSIVAGLYFLATPLLIMRNSMLEVMSEDYIEMARAKGLPERRILYHHAARNALLPVVTAGALFIGAAIGGQVLIEVVFSWPGLGREIVQAVTRSDYPLAQGIFIIISAIMMFMNLVADVVYAFLDPRITYR from the coding sequence GTGCTACCCTATATAGCAAAACGATTGATGGTCATGGTGATCATGCTCTTCCTTATTGCAACCATGATCTTTCTTATGTTCCGTACAATGCCCGGCGATCCCACAGCGTCCATGGTGGATCCCTCCATACCTCGCGAGGCGAGGCAGGCTCTCCTTGAACGATATGGGTTGCATGAAAGCTTGTGGACTCAGTACCAGATTTTCATGAAAGATCTGGTTCGTCTTGATTTCGGGAATTCCTTTTTTTATAATCGACCGGTCCTTCGCGTGATTGGTTCCCGAATGCCGGCGACGCTGATACTGATGTTGAGCGCCATGCTGGTGGCCTACCTGGCTGGTGTCCTCGGAGGTGCCTGGATGGCGTGGCATCGGGGGTCTCCTCTGGAGTCTGTCGGCGTTACCTTCAGTCTGATCTTTCGTTCAGCGCCTACATTTTGGATTGGCCTGATGGCGATAATGGTTTTTTCTGTTATGCTGGGATGGTTTCCTGCTCAGGGGATGCGATCCACGGGATACACGGGTGATACGTTTTTTGAAATCTTTGTAAACCGCGACTTTCTGCGGCACCTGATTCTGCCTTCGATTGTGGCAGGTCTTTACTTTCTTGCTACCCCTCTTCTGATCATGCGGAACAGCATGCTGGAAGTCATGTCTGAAGACTATATCGAGATGGCTCGTGCCAAGGGGCTTCCCGAGCGGCGAATCCTCTATCATCATGCAGCCCGAAATGCTCTGCTTCCAGTTGTTACAGCGGGCGCGCTCTTTATTGGCGCCGCCATAGGCGGTCAGGTTCTCATTGAGGTTGTATTCAGTTGGCCCGGTTTGGGACGAGAGATCGTGCAGGCCGTAACCCGTTCGGACTATCCCCTGGCACAGGGAATTTTCATCATCATCTCAGCGATCATGATGTTCATGAACCTTGTGGCGGATGTGGTATACGCCTTCCTGGATCCGCGGATCACCTACCGATGA
- a CDS encoding ABC transporter substrate-binding protein, with protein sequence MGKMHIFRMTLACLAASIMMLFVSCGGRADIADEDMGAPVPNLVVLSSLPEANRVNYEMAQELAEELAKIGVTLEARPTDFSVLLDVLYGEDMDYDAYTIGWSGRVERLDPDMFIHSINHSDNAVAGGNNTCRFSNSEFDILADAQRQEMDVEARREIVWRAQRILAEEVPRITLYSRANVQTYDKTRFTNMVNMSGEGLFNEWSPLVMEPLSQDHTVPVVASNINITNLNPFAARSVYDWRNLRLIYDKLVRLSPQVEPEPWAATGWEIVEDTVVDVTIRSGMSFHDGEPVTVDDVVWSYQTWMDLPDSYFASFTNPIESVEARDANTVRFVLNAPYAPFITTTLTQIPIVPKHIWQNVGDVTQYENAHPVGSGPFSFVRFRPGEELVTERFADYFFPVNIDGYIFKIYASPEGVLSDLELKNVDVISYDLIPAHINQIKSNEGGRFSHLELTEAPDIGFFYIGLNNNRPPFNNVDFRRALTYLVDYDYALDVLLEGYGSRGGGGLVINAANKFWHNPEVPIYDTYDPEKARELLAEAGFTWDSTGRLRMPR encoded by the coding sequence ATGGGTAAAATGCATATTTTCCGCATGACCTTGGCCTGCCTGGCGGCATCGATCATGATGCTTTTTGTGTCCTGTGGTGGTCGAGCCGATATAGCTGACGAGGATATGGGAGCGCCGGTTCCGAATCTGGTGGTCCTCAGTTCCCTCCCCGAGGCGAACAGGGTCAATTACGAGATGGCCCAGGAGCTTGCCGAGGAGCTTGCAAAGATCGGGGTAACCCTGGAGGCTCGGCCCACAGATTTTTCTGTTCTTCTCGATGTCCTCTACGGAGAGGATATGGACTACGATGCCTACACGATCGGCTGGTCTGGCCGGGTGGAGCGGCTTGATCCTGATATGTTTATTCACTCTATCAACCATTCTGATAACGCCGTTGCCGGAGGAAACAACACCTGCCGTTTTTCGAACTCCGAGTTTGATATCCTCGCCGATGCCCAGCGCCAGGAGATGGACGTAGAGGCTCGGCGCGAGATCGTCTGGCGGGCGCAGCGGATATTGGCCGAGGAAGTTCCTCGCATAACTCTCTATTCGCGGGCCAACGTCCAGACCTACGATAAGACGCGCTTTACCAACATGGTGAATATGTCCGGTGAGGGGCTGTTCAATGAGTGGAGCCCTCTGGTGATGGAGCCCCTCTCGCAGGATCACACCGTTCCCGTGGTTGCCAGCAACATCAACATTACCAACTTGAACCCCTTCGCTGCCCGCAGCGTCTACGATTGGCGAAATCTCCGGCTCATCTACGACAAACTGGTCCGGCTGAGTCCCCAGGTTGAGCCCGAGCCCTGGGCCGCCACGGGGTGGGAGATCGTGGAAGACACTGTTGTGGATGTCACGATCCGAAGTGGAATGAGTTTCCACGATGGAGAGCCTGTAACGGTAGACGACGTGGTCTGGAGCTATCAGACCTGGATGGACCTCCCCGACAGCTACTTCGCATCGTTTACCAATCCGATCGAGTCCGTTGAGGCTCGCGATGCAAATACCGTCAGGTTTGTTCTGAATGCCCCTTATGCGCCGTTCATCACAACCACACTCACCCAGATTCCCATCGTTCCCAAGCACATCTGGCAGAATGTGGGCGATGTCACACAGTACGAAAACGCCCATCCCGTTGGTAGCGGTCCTTTCAGCTTTGTCCGCTTTCGTCCCGGCGAAGAGCTGGTCACCGAACGGTTTGCCGACTACTTCTTCCCTGTGAACATTGATGGTTATATCTTCAAGATTTATGCCTCCCCGGAAGGCGTTCTCTCGGATCTGGAACTGAAGAATGTTGATGTGATCTCCTACGATCTGATTCCTGCCCATATCAATCAGATCAAGAGCAACGAAGGCGGACGGTTCAGTCATCTTGAGCTGACCGAGGCGCCGGACATTGGTTTCTTCTACATCGGTCTGAATAATAATCGCCCTCCCTTTAACAATGTCGATTTTCGCCGGGCCCTGACCTACCTGGTGGATTATGACTACGCCCTGGATGTCCTCCTTGAGGGGTATGGAAGCCGAGGCGGTGGTGGTTTGGTCATTAACGCTGCCAACAAGTTCTGGCACAATCCCGAAGTGCCGATCTACGACACCTACGATCCTGAGAAGGCTCGGGAACTTCTTGCCGAGGCAGGGTTTACCTGGGATAGCACCGGCCGCCTCCGGATGCCTCGCTGA
- a CDS encoding alpha-1,4-glucan--maltose-1-phosphate maltosyltransferase, with protein MKQKLNLVGQRRVVIDRVEPSLDGGAFPIKRVVGESVQVEADILADGHDLLRASLLVRPKKARSWREIPLKPAGNDLWRGCFTVDSLGYWEYTLRAWVDHSQTWREGLRKKHDAAVADNTDLEIGAALVRAAAKRARGKDVERLENLARTLAEQGQSLDRRVAAALDKAAEELVDRYPDLSHKTDLKEPLRVWVDRERAGFSAWYELFPRSAGVAAGSGGRAGSDQVFSHGTFQDVIALLPEIARMGFDILYLPPVHPIGQEKRKGRNNTTQAAPGDPGSPWAIGSAEGGHTALHLRLGSKEDFLALVEAAKTYQMEIALDIAFQCSPDHPWVKEHPQWFVHRPDGSIQYAENPPKKYEDIYPLDFETDDWEALWNELLQVFLYWIDCGVRVFRVDNPHTKSFPFWEWLIERVHENCPEVIFLAEAFTRPKRMYRLAKGGFTQSYTYFTWRNSPEELRQYLTELTREKPREFFRPNFWPNTPDILHEDLQSGKPAAFIARLVLAATLSSNYGIYGPAYELLEHKPVRPGSEEYLNSEKYEIRAWNRQDPRSIAPLIARVNEVRRKNPALQSNRNLRFHAVTNPHLLCYSKTDDDGDNIILVCVNMDYSRIQSGKVEFSLPAVGPHPHQPFVVRDLLSGHSWTWHDYWNYLELDPDLSPVHLFVIDR; from the coding sequence ATGAAGCAGAAACTCAATCTGGTTGGACAAAGACGAGTTGTGATTGACCGGGTGGAACCCTCTCTTGACGGAGGAGCCTTCCCGATAAAGCGGGTCGTGGGAGAATCGGTCCAGGTAGAGGCCGATATTCTTGCCGATGGCCATGACCTCCTGCGGGCATCTCTTCTGGTTCGACCAAAAAAGGCCAGGAGCTGGCGGGAGATACCGCTCAAACCGGCAGGAAACGACCTGTGGAGAGGGTGCTTCACCGTGGATTCCCTGGGCTACTGGGAGTACACCCTTCGCGCCTGGGTTGATCACAGCCAGACCTGGCGTGAGGGGCTCCGCAAAAAACACGATGCAGCCGTGGCTGACAACACTGATCTCGAGATCGGCGCAGCCCTGGTGCGTGCTGCCGCAAAGCGAGCCCGGGGAAAGGACGTTGAGCGTCTGGAAAATCTGGCCAGGACGCTGGCTGAGCAAGGCCAATCTCTTGACCGCCGTGTTGCGGCGGCCCTGGATAAAGCGGCCGAGGAACTGGTCGATCGATACCCGGATCTCTCGCACAAGACCGACTTGAAGGAACCTCTTCGGGTATGGGTAGACCGTGAACGAGCCGGTTTCAGTGCCTGGTACGAGCTGTTTCCTCGTTCTGCCGGTGTAGCAGCCGGCTCAGGGGGGCGCGCCGGGAGCGATCAGGTCTTCTCTCATGGAACCTTTCAGGATGTTATCGCTTTGCTTCCGGAAATTGCCCGGATGGGTTTTGATATACTCTATCTTCCTCCTGTACACCCCATCGGACAGGAAAAACGAAAGGGCCGCAACAACACCACCCAGGCGGCACCTGGTGATCCCGGTTCTCCCTGGGCGATCGGCTCCGCCGAAGGTGGTCATACGGCGCTTCATCTTCGCCTGGGGAGCAAGGAAGATTTCCTTGCCCTGGTCGAAGCCGCGAAAACCTATCAGATGGAAATAGCCCTGGATATCGCCTTTCAGTGTTCCCCCGATCATCCCTGGGTTAAGGAGCACCCCCAATGGTTTGTCCATCGTCCTGACGGTTCAATCCAATATGCTGAAAATCCCCCCAAAAAATATGAAGATATTTATCCTCTTGATTTCGAAACCGACGATTGGGAAGCTCTCTGGAATGAGTTGCTCCAGGTCTTTCTTTATTGGATCGATTGTGGCGTTCGGGTTTTTCGGGTTGATAACCCCCACACAAAATCTTTTCCCTTTTGGGAATGGCTCATTGAGCGGGTTCACGAGAACTGTCCCGAAGTAATCTTTCTGGCCGAAGCGTTCACGCGTCCCAAGCGCATGTACCGCTTGGCCAAGGGTGGTTTCACGCAATCCTATACGTACTTTACCTGGCGAAACAGTCCCGAAGAGTTGCGCCAGTACCTGACAGAGCTTACCCGTGAAAAGCCGCGGGAGTTCTTTCGGCCAAACTTCTGGCCCAATACTCCCGATATCCTTCATGAAGATCTCCAGTCGGGAAAACCTGCGGCTTTTATAGCGCGCCTGGTCCTGGCAGCAACCCTGAGTTCAAACTATGGAATCTACGGACCCGCCTACGAGTTGCTTGAGCACAAACCGGTCCGACCCGGGAGCGAAGAGTACCTGAACTCCGAGAAGTACGAGATTCGCGCCTGGAACCGGCAAGATCCCCGGTCCATCGCGCCCCTTATCGCCCGGGTAAACGAGGTCCGGCGAAAAAACCCGGCTCTTCAAAGCAACAGGAACCTGCGGTTTCATGCCGTAACCAATCCTCACCTGCTTTGCTACAGCAAGACCGATGACGATGGCGACAACATTATCCTGGTGTGTGTAAACATGGATTATTCCCGGATCCAATCGGGGAAGGTAGAGTTCTCCCTGCCCGCTGTAGGGCCGCATCCACATCAGCCCTTTGTTGTGAGGGATCTTCTGAGCGGTCATTCCTGGACGTGGCATGACTACTGGAACTATCTGGAATTGGACCCCGATCTTTCGCCGGTTCATCTCTTTGTCATTGACAGGTGA
- a CDS encoding branched-chain amino acid transaminase encodes MHTFLPYAYLKGSFVEFEKATLSVATHALHYGTAAFGGMRGIPDPQNSRQILLFRADRHAQRLSKSARFLKYDLAPEEILKTLESFVRKNAPTTPFYLRPLVYTSDLGISPRLHNVEKDLLVYGIELGDYLSPEGVSCRISSWYRQEDRSFPLRGKISGGYITSSMAKTEAVESGFDEAIMMNSQGKVCEASGMNIFIVRDGSIVTPGVDQDILEGITRDSVITVARDLGYQVIERPLDKSELLIADEVFLSGTAAKVTPVKQIENYPLPKERPVTEALKKMITSITENREPRYNSWVHPVSLD; translated from the coding sequence ATGCACACTTTTTTGCCCTACGCCTATTTGAAGGGATCTTTCGTTGAGTTTGAGAAGGCGACGCTCTCGGTGGCAACCCATGCCCTTCACTATGGAACTGCAGCCTTCGGCGGCATGAGAGGGATTCCCGATCCTCAAAACTCCCGCCAGATTCTTCTTTTTCGGGCAGACCGCCATGCACAAAGACTCAGCAAAAGCGCCCGGTTTCTCAAATATGATCTCGCCCCTGAGGAAATCCTGAAAACCCTCGAGTCCTTCGTGCGAAAAAACGCTCCCACGACCCCCTTCTATCTCCGCCCGCTGGTGTACACCTCGGATCTGGGAATATCACCGCGCCTTCACAATGTAGAAAAGGACCTCCTGGTCTACGGCATCGAGCTGGGCGACTATCTCTCGCCGGAGGGCGTTTCCTGCCGGATCAGCTCCTGGTATCGTCAGGAAGACCGAAGTTTTCCCCTGCGAGGCAAGATCAGCGGAGGCTACATTACCTCCTCCATGGCAAAGACGGAGGCTGTTGAGAGTGGGTTTGACGAGGCAATCATGATGAACTCCCAGGGGAAGGTCTGCGAGGCCTCAGGGATGAATATCTTCATTGTCCGGGATGGATCGATTGTAACGCCCGGCGTGGATCAGGATATTCTGGAAGGAATCACTCGGGACTCGGTGATTACCGTGGCCCGCGATCTGGGGTACCAGGTGATTGAACGCCCCCTGGACAAATCGGAGCTCCTCATCGCTGATGAGGTCTTCCTGAGCGGCACCGCTGCAAAAGTAACGCCCGTGAAGCAGATCGAAAACTACCCGCTTCCGAAAGAACGGCCCGTCACGGAGGCTTTGAAAAAGATGATCACCTCCATCACCGAGAACCGGGAACCGCGCTACAACTCCTGGGTTCACCCGGTGTCGCTGGATTAA